The sequence TAGGAAACTTTGATATTTCTTTATCAATATCTTTATAAGCTTGTTCAGACAAAAGCATAATTTACATCCCAATATAAATTGAAAAATTTAATAAATTAACGATCTATCTCTCCAAAAACGATATCTTGTGTTCCAATTATTGTTACTGCATCAGATATCATATGACCTCTTGTCATTTCATCTAAAGCTTGGAGATGAGCAAAGCCAGGTGCCCTTATTTTTATTCTATAAGGTTTATTTGCTCCATCGGAAACTAAATAAATCCCAAATTCACCTTTAGGGTGCTCAATAGCTGAATATACCTGACCAATAGGTAAACAAAATCCTTGGCTAAATAACTTAAAATGGTGAATTAATTCTTCCATATTAGATTTCATATCTATCCTATTAGGTGGAGCTATTTTATGATCATTAATGATCACTGGTCCTTTATTTACTTTTAACCAATTTACACATTGACGTATAATTCGATTACTTTCTCTCATTTCAGCAATTCTTACAAGGTATCTATCATAACAATCACCATTTTTGCCTATAGGAATATCAAAATTTAAATCTTTATATACTTCATATGGTTGAGATTTCCTCAAATCCCAACAAATTCCAGATCCACGCAACATAGGTCCCGAAAAACCTAACGCTTTTGCTCTATCAGGATCTACAACACCAATACCTACTAATCTCTGTTTCCAAATAGGGTTATTCGTTAATAATGTCTCATATTCATCAATACATGATGGAAATCTTTCGGTAAAATCATATATAAAATCTAATAATGATCCTGAACGAGCTTCGTTCATTTTTTTGAATTCTTTACTACCTCTATATTTACTAGAATCTCCATATTTAGGCATTGAATCTGGTAAATCTCTATATACCCCACCTGGTCTATAATAAGCAGCATGCATTCTAGCTCCAGAAACTGCTTCATAACAATCCATTAAATCTTCTCGTTCTCTAAAAGCATATAAAAATACAGCCATAGCTCCTACATCAAGGGCATGAGAACCAAGTGACATCAGATGATTTAAAATACGAGTAATTTCATCAAACATTACTCGTATATATTTTGCTCTTATTGGAATTTCAATATTGAGCATTTTTTCTATAGCCATTACATATGCATGCTCATTACACATCATAGAAACATAATCTAATCTATCCATATAAGGTAATGCTTGTATATAAGTTTTATGTTCTATTAATTTTTCTGTAGCTCTATGCAATAATCCTATATGAGGATCAGCACGAAGAATAACTTCACCATCTAACTCTAAAATTAAACGTAGTACACCATGAGCAGCAGGATGTTGTGGTCCAAAATTTAATGTATAACTTTTAATTTCTGCCATGATTATTTGATCTCAATTTATTATCATAATGAACAACTCTAGGTGTTATTTCTCTAGGAATAATATTTGTTTTTTGATATTTTACTTTTTTAGCCTTTTTATCGTATGTTATCTCAACATTTCCAGATAAAGGAAAATCTTTTCTCATAGGATGCCCAATAAAACCATAATCAGTTAAAATCCTACGTAAATCATTATGATTATTAAAAGTAATACCAAATAAATCAAAAGCCTCCCTTTCAAACCATCCAACACTAGGCCAACATGTAGTTAAAGATTCTATACTTGGTAATTCACTATCTTTTATACTGGATTTAACTCTCAATCGCCAATTATTAGATATAGATAAAAGATGAATTACTACAGAAAACCTATTATCTATATTAGTAGATAACTCTTTGCTATCTAGTTCTCTTGATTCAAGATTCCAAGTAAGATAATCTATCACACATAAATCTACACATACATCAAAATTTAGCTCTATATGATTTTTTAAAAAAAAACAAGTATCTAGCCATTGATTTTCAGAAACATTTAAAGTAATTTCATTGAATTTACACTCTATAGTAGAATTTTTAGTAAAATTTTTTTCTAAAATAGATTTTAGTTTTAATAAGCTATTCATAATATATGTAGAAATTTACTTCTCGTCTAATTAAAAATATTAATTACTAGCGAGCTATAGTATTAGTTAAACGAATTTTGTTTTGTAACTGTATAATACCATACATTAATGCTTCAGCAGTAGGAGGGCAACCAGGTACATAAATATCAACTGGTACAACTTTATCAGACCCTCTTACTACAGAATAAGAATAATGATAATATCCTCCTCCATTTGCACAGGAACCCATTGACAATACCCATTTTGGTTCAGGCATCTGATCATATACTTTCCTCAAAGCTGGAGCCATTTTATTACATAATGTACCTGCAATGATCATTAAATCAGCTTGACGTGGACTTGGCCTAAACATCACACCAAATTGATCTAAATCATAACGAGCTGCACCAGCATGCATCATTTCTACAGCACAACAAGCTAAACCAAAAGTGACTGGCCATATAGAACCAGTTTTAGCCCAATTTAACAATTTATCAGCATTAGTAAGCAAAAAACCTTTTTCAGAAAAACTACTACTTATAGACATTTTTAATTAAACCTTAAAAAATTAAGTATTTTATATAAAATTATTCCCAATCAATAGCACCTTTTAACCATTCATATATAAAACCAATAGCTAAAATAACAATAAAAATTATGGCACTCCAAAAACTAACATCACCTAAAACTGAGCTAGAAGCAGCCCATGGGAATAAAAATGCTATTTCTAAATCAAATAATACAAATAGTATTGCTACTAAATAATAACGAACATCAAATTGCATTTGAGCTTCACTAAAAGTATCAAAGCCACATTCATATGCAGATAACTTATCTTTATTAGGATTTTTTTTACCTAAAATAAAACCTATAGATAATAATATAAAACCTAATAAAAATGCTATTATTATAAATAACAATATGTACAAATATTCTTGTAAATTCATATACTATTTACCATTTTAAATTTTTATCCATTATTTTTTTGAATATACAATAGATATTAATATAATTTAAAAACGATGACGTAATCCTACTGCAAATGACTTACTTTTTGCTCCTTTTACAAATAGATGCTCAGTAGAATAAGAACCATATGCATATAAATTTGTTCTTTTATTAATATCATAAGTATATCCAATACTATATACATTTTGATCATCATTGCCATATGTAAGTAATAGACTGGTTGGTAAATGCTTATCTCGTATTACAACTTTTTGCCATGATCCGAATATATTAGTAGACTTATTAATAGATTTTTTCATACCAAGCATATATGAATCTGCATGAAATCCTTTTCTAAAGCAAAAACGATCTAATATCATTGCTGTAACATCTTTATAACCAGGAGCATTGAACATACCTAACCAACCATTACTCATCTTGCTATATGCAGAAGAAATTTTAATAGATCCTAAATCATAACTACCACCTAGCATATATGAAGATAAATCTTTTTCTGCATCATCGCCTCGTATATTGGATCCAATAATACGATCATAAGATGCAGCTAAAGTCAAAGGTCCACCTTTACTATAGCGCATACCAACTGTAATAGCACGATCATTATCAGATGTATACCAATCAGACAATGATGGTAAATCTTGAGTATCAGAGCAAAATGAGTAACCTAAACCCATTTGTATACCATTAATAATAGGAGTTTGATATAATGCCATATTATCATGACGCATATTCACTGATCCCATAGTCATACCTATAGAAGCTTGAGAAAATCCATACCCAAAAGGATCAATAGTAGAAAAATATTTAGATGAAATATTAGATTGACGGCCTAGCTCAATTTTACCAAAAAATTTATTCGAAATACCTACTGTAATTTGACGTCCAAACAAACGGTAATCTTTTGGGGCACCATCAGTAGAATTAACTCCACCTTCTATGGTAAAAATAGCACTCCAGTCATCACAAATATCTTCAACACCACGAAATCCCCAATGTGATCCACTTTGCACACCAGCAAGTGGACCAACACGACTTAAACTATGATGTTTAAGTTCAACATCTTCGACTTTAATTCTATTGTAACCAATACCAG comes from Candidatus Kinetoplastibacterium sorsogonicusi and encodes:
- a CDS encoding porin → MKKTLLAAALFTGLTSIAVAETSVTLYGLLDTGIGYNRIKVEDVELKHHSLSRVGPLAGVQSGSHWGFRGVEDICDDWSAIFTIEGGVNSTDGAPKDYRLFGRQITVGISNKFFGKIELGRQSNISSKYFSTIDPFGYGFSQASIGMTMGSVNMRHDNMALYQTPIINGIQMGLGYSFCSDTQDLPSLSDWYTSDNDRAITVGMRYSKGGPLTLAASYDRIIGSNIRGDDAEKDLSSYMLGGSYDLGSIKISSAYSKMSNGWLGMFNAPGYKDVTAMILDRFCFRKGFHADSYMLGMKKSINKSTNIFGSWQKVVIRDKHLPTSLLLTYGNDDQNVYSIGYTYDINKRTNLYAYGSYSTEHLFVKGAKSKSFAVGLRHRF
- the ndhC gene encoding NADH-quinone oxidoreductase subunit A, yielding MNLQEYLYILLFIIIAFLLGFILLSIGFILGKKNPNKDKLSAYECGFDTFSEAQMQFDVRYYLVAILFVLFDLEIAFLFPWAASSSVLGDVSFWSAIIFIVILAIGFIYEWLKGAIDWE
- a CDS encoding NADH-quinone oxidoreductase subunit D; its protein translation is MAEIKSYTLNFGPQHPAAHGVLRLILELDGEVILRADPHIGLLHRATEKLIEHKTYIQALPYMDRLDYVSMMCNEHAYVMAIEKMLNIEIPIRAKYIRVMFDEITRILNHLMSLGSHALDVGAMAVFLYAFREREDLMDCYEAVSGARMHAAYYRPGGVYRDLPDSMPKYGDSSKYRGSKEFKKMNEARSGSLLDFIYDFTERFPSCIDEYETLLTNNPIWKQRLVGIGVVDPDRAKALGFSGPMLRGSGICWDLRKSQPYEVYKDLNFDIPIGKNGDCYDRYLVRIAEMRESNRIIRQCVNWLKVNKGPVIINDHKIAPPNRIDMKSNMEELIHHFKLFSQGFCLPIGQVYSAIEHPKGEFGIYLVSDGANKPYRIKIRAPGFAHLQALDEMTRGHMISDAVTIIGTQDIVFGEIDR
- a CDS encoding NuoB/complex I 20 kDa subunit family protein, which encodes MSISSSFSEKGFLLTNADKLLNWAKTGSIWPVTFGLACCAVEMMHAGAARYDLDQFGVMFRPSPRQADLMIIAGTLCNKMAPALRKVYDQMPEPKWVLSMGSCANGGGYYHYSYSVVRGSDKVVPVDIYVPGCPPTAEALMYGIIQLQNKIRLTNTIAR
- a CDS encoding NADH-quinone oxidoreductase subunit C; the protein is MNSLLKLKSILEKNFTKNSTIECKFNEITLNVSENQWLDTCFFLKNHIELNFDVCVDLCVIDYLTWNLESRELDSKELSTNIDNRFSVVIHLLSISNNWRLRVKSSIKDSELPSIESLTTCWPSVGWFEREAFDLFGITFNNHNDLRRILTDYGFIGHPMRKDFPLSGNVEITYDKKAKKVKYQKTNIIPREITPRVVHYDNKLRSNNHGRN